The DNA sequence GCTTTATCAAACTGAACGAGTTCATAAAAGTCGAGTTATAAACCCGAAAAATAATGtttcatcaactcgtttgataaaaatatatcttataTACAGTTTGACTATATAATATGAAAGTTAGCCATCATATATAcatagtaaaatccaactagtgatCTATTATCAATTCTGCGTTCTGATTTGTTGAGCTACAGTAACTACTAGGCTGTATGTTAtggcccactagtagcgaaaagcgcccaaTATATTTGTCATGTTTTGGCGCCAAAAAACGactaaagtctagctttaactagtgAAAGATTCTTtgcaaattatatatatgtatgtatgtatatactAAGATTTGCAAAAATTTGAACCATGCAGAGTACTTATTGGTATAAATTTGTATTTGCGTCTCCACTTCTTTTCAGATGCAATTTTTCGCAAGCATTGTTTTCCTTGTGACAAAGGCATGGAATTGCCTAGTAGGTGTGAATCGGGCATGTCAAGCCACATTTCACACTTCACAGGCACATCACAAATGCTttcatatatgtatatgttcTGGAGGGctcaaaatttttgcaaattgctgtgtatacatatatatatttacataagtacctatatatatatatatatatatatacataagttgaaggATTAAAGATAATAGATTTGTATAAATCTATAAGTTTTAACaaaacatgtataaaaaaaaagcaaaaaagattAATAAGACACAACTTTTTCAATTATACTCCACAAAACGGATCACTTTGgccgaaaaaagaaaacgacgGTATGTTTGACGTAACTATGGGAAATTTTGACGGGGCAGAAGTATGCGAACTAGTTGGACTTTTTATCTTGAACGACCTTGTCAGCAAATACGGAACAAAATCGGACTCTTCCAGGACGACGAACTCGCCGTTTTTAAGAACACCAAAGGACCTCAAGCAGAAAAGATACGGAAACAAATAACAAAGCGCTTCAAGGAAAACGGACTGAAAATAACAATTCAATGCAACTTAAAATCAGCTGATTATCTCGATGCCACACTCAACTTGACGAATGTACCCTTTCAACCTTACAGAAAACTGAACGACGAACCGCCTTACACGAAATCCAACCACATACCCACTGTCATTAAGCAAGTATCCAAAGCCATCAATCGCAGATTATCATCCAAGAAAGAAACATTCGACCTCTCTACGACAAAGCCCTCAGATCAAGTGGATTAAACGAAAGCCTTCACTACTGCAAGAAAAACACAACCGCACCAACGAAAAGAAATAGAATAAGAAACATCATCTGGTTTAACTCTCCATGCAGCAACGTCGTTGAAACATTCCTCAACCTAATCAAGAGGCAATTCCCATCAAAACATGATCTCCACTCCGTCTTTAACAAGAACAACGTGAAAGTAAGTTACGGTTGTATGTCCATTATGGGCAGGATCATAAACAGCCATAACAAGAAAATCGTTAatgtaacaacaacaacaacaacaccacACCGCAAAACGGATGCAACAGTTACTGTAGAAAAAGACCAATGTACACTAGATACCAACTGCCTCATCACCAGCGTAATAATCTTCAAAGCGAAACTAACCACAGACATAGACAACACAGGAAAGAACTACATCGGACTAACAGAGGGAATGTTCCAGCAACGATGTACACAGCATAAACAAACCCTCCGCATCAGAAAATACGCTAACTGTACCGAAATATAAAAACACATCTGGAAACTCAAGGACAGGaagaaaaactaaaagatAAGCTGGTCTATCATCTCTTCAGCAAGCGCctacaacaatatttccaaACGAAGCAATCTTTACCTAACTGAAAAACTCCACATCATAAAAAGCCGACAAAGCGAGTAACTGTATTGATTTCCAAATGCCGCCACGCGAACAAATATCTCCAAATGAAAGTCGATCTCGGATTATAACAGATTTTCTAGTTAACCACACTCTTCATTAAAGTCTGTCTTCTGATCGCTTAAGTGTGAAAGTCAGAGTCACAGAAAAAAGTTATGTCTTATTGATTAGTTCAATCTTTAGATATAATAAGCTCCGCAAGGATAGCCTACACCCAAGATTTCGATTTATACATATTTATAAACTAAGATAACTAAGTAACTAATAACTAAGTACGCACGCTCTGATTGGCGGAGAGGCGTGCTTGCATGAGAGTATCTAAACATGGTCGTGTAACATAGGATACTCGAGTTGCCACGCCACATCACCCATCACCAAATTTTCAGATctaagttttgattggtcagttgagaaatgccattgtcaaattaatgttgtatgAAGAcacgttttgatcagtaaaatgaataaaagttatttataaaagcaatataaaacttttttcccgtgtttgcatagcctgatataaacactcaaggggttgggagaattcgtgacagttatgcaaaccctctactttgtctcgggtttgcataactatctcgaattctcccaacccctctcgtgtttatatcaggctatccaaacacggaaaacgttttctattgcttaaatactGATAAATCCACCTAAATCATGACTCATAGAAAACCTCAATATGGCAAAGTGTAACTTCAACGTAGCTCTACTAAACGGCTAATATAACAAAGCATTTGTGCCAAAAGCCAGATTAGTCTGTGCATTGCCCTTATTCAAAGCAACGCACTTTGCTGAAATAAGGGACATGAACATAATAGTATACTCAGTCTTGTAAACCCAAAAAACCTTAAtgtaaatcaaagaaaacctCATTATGGCAAACTCAAAAACTTAGCTCAAAGTAACCCACCTTGCTGCATGAAGGGACATGAATATAATAGTATACTCAGTCTTGGAAACCCACAAAAACCTTAATataaatcaaagaaaacctCATTATGGCAAACTCAAAAACTTAGCTCAAAGTAACCCACCTTGCTGCATGAAGAGATATGAATATAATAGTATACTCAGTCTTGTAAACCCACAAAAACCTTAAtgtaaatcaaagaaaacctCATTATGGCAAACTCAAAAACTTAGCTCAAAGTAACCCACCTTGCTGCATGAAGAGATATGAATATAATATTATGCTCAGTCTTGTAAAACCACAAAAACCTTAAtgtaaatcaaagaaaacctCACTATGGCAAACTGAAAAACTTAGCTCCACTAACCGGCTGATAAACAAGGCACTTGTACCAAAAATCGCCTCTTTTAAGGATAACCTACGTTGGTGCATAAAGGTGCATATCAATATTGTGAACAATCTCTTGTAAGAAATCCATCATTGCTGCGAAGGCGGGACTTTTGTAATTCGCCTTCTGCTTCTTTCTGGTGAAGTTCTCAAattctttctattttgaaataaaagcaaaaaaatgtgTAAGATTAATGATCAGGCGTTTCCTTCATTTTATGCATGCTTTTCTTAGTGTGACTGTGGCTGGAGGGTTAGTTTAACATTTGAAGTGACTGGGAGGAAATCTATCGCAGGCACCGTGTGAAGAAAGCAAATGCAAGAAAGTTCAGTGTCAATATATTTCATGAATTGTCTACGTTTTGAATGAATTGGATGAAGGGTACCTAGCTGTAGGACAGTAAAAACAGCCAAATCTACTTCCCCAGTTTCCTAACTTAAAAATTGACCCAATACTGAATTGTTTCCAGCCGGAAATTTAAACCTTATGCAATATTTTAATGGACCaaaaaacatgagaaaaacataCGACTTACCAAACCACCTTTTCTCAACATCCACCTTGCAAATGGCTCCAAATAACCTCTCCTTTCTTCTGAATTTATGGATGAATAGAGTTCACCCATAATGACCAAAAAAGCTGTAATAGCAGCCCATTCCTCGCACTGTTCAAGCTTCGCCTTCAATATCTCCATTATCTCCTTGATGTCATCCTTCCCTTCCTTTGTTAAACGTGCAAAGTGTTCGTTGTTCAAAGTTTTCGCGGTTACTAACAAATTCACAGCTTCCCTGCTGGTGTTGCAGAAAGTACCACAACACATGCCGCCCTCTTCATCCATACTGATACTCACACTAGGTATATCTTCAAAACCCGAATTAACAACCCTTGAACCTGAACTCACTAAGGCCGTAGACGTAAATTCACGACAACTATCAGCCCTTGACGCAACCAAACTATACTTCTCCAAAGTATGATCCAAAGCAATGCACAACTCAAGAACCTCCAATTCTTCTAACAATTTGGTGTACCGACTCTTCATAAGAAACTCTTTTAGAAACGACAAAATAGCTATCAACTCACAATTATCAACCAAAAATTCGATCCACTTCAAGACATTTTCACTCTCCAACCGCCGCGGAACGCAACGACAacaccaaaaccaaaatcttTTCTCCTCCCTATTATCAAGCAAACTCTCGAAATTCAATATAAAAGATTTAAACCATTTGAAATGCTGATGGTGTGTCGCTGATTGAAGCGCCATTGTTAATTTGAAAGCGGAAGAAAAGGTGGTCAACGTTGCGCATGATCAGGCTCATGCATGCATTGCGGATTCATCGTGACGTCTAGAGTCGACCGAAATGTTGGATTGTTAAGTTGTGTaactaaaaatagaataaagaTTCTAACAGATCtagagaagaagaaaatctACCCCTGCAGATTTCTAGTTTCGATTTCTTGAATGGGATCATT is a window from the Acropora palmata chromosome 1, jaAcrPala1.3, whole genome shotgun sequence genome containing:
- the LOC141881293 gene encoding uncharacterized protein LOC141881293 — encoded protein: MALQSATHHQHFKWFKSFILNFESLLDNREEKRFWFWCCRCVPRRLESENVLKWIEFLVDNCELIAILSFLKEFLMKSRYTKLLEELEVLELCIALDHTLEKYSLVASRADSCREFTSTALVSSGSRVVNSGFEDIPSVSISMDEEGGMCCGTFCNTSREAVNLLVTAKTLNNEHFARLTKEGKDDIKEIMEILKAKLEQCEEWAAITAFLVIMGELYSSINSEERRGYLEPFARWMLRKGGLKEFENFTRKKQKANYKSPAFAAMMDFLQEIVHNIDMHLYAPT